The following nucleotide sequence is from Bombus pyrosoma isolate SC7728 linkage group LG17, ASM1482585v1, whole genome shotgun sequence.
atacgaaccaatatagaatttattaacattagaTTCAATTTGATATTACCAAAAATCTAGGTTTATCTTGTGAAATTTAAGGTTTTTATAGTCCataattatcaaaatcgaGGCGACAATGTTGAAAGAACATCGAGATATATTGTAAGGATGTTTTATTGAGAGGAATAACTGAGACTTACAAACAAATCATAAACGACAGAAAATATAAGGAAATATCATAATAACGTTTGCACTTGCCACGCTGTGAAGACTGAATACGTCCTTACTTGATTATATCCACCTCACATCGAAAACAGAACAGTAATCTTAAGCTGAATATACATGAATGAAACgagaatgaaagaattttatttcatttcaaagcTGCTAATGACATTTCCAACGTGAAATAGTGTGAACTCGGCTTTAACGACGCCCTTTGGAACATTCTAGATTTAGAGTATCCCAAAGTGTTACGACGTACGCCGTATCATTCTTGATcctacaatatgtatatacagtcGACCACAAAAAAATTCGGAcatcgtataattttaatttctatatttttagtaaatgtACAAGAACcagcaaaaatatattacattgtgTTACACTACACTATATAGATAAAGTTAATTATTagagttattatttatagttgtcgaaatattaaaagaaatgcCGAGGAAGAGTGGATTTTTAtgtctatattttatatagtacaCTAGCACAGTGTAACACATTTTTGTTGATCCTTGGTACATTTGCagaaaattagaattagaaattaaaattgtacagtGTCGGAATCTTTTTACAACCAATTGTACGTAAACATATATGTAGTTCCAAAAAGACATGatttacatttgaaaatctcgattttgataattctaactatcttaataaaaaaatccgataattagattttattccggatatttcacaaaattattatctaaatTTCAGAACAACTTGACAGAACTAAAATCCTTTGGAACGCCACCGGAACAAGTAGCGATGGTGGCACAAGctgttttagttttattttcccCTAGGGGTCAAATTCCAAAAGATAGAAGTTGGAAAGCGTGCAAAGCGATGATGGGACATGTTGACACATTCCTCTCGCAACTTCGAAATTACGACAAAGAGAACATTCATCCTGAAGTAGTCAAGGCTATCCAACCTTATATCAACAACAAAGGTGGgcagtaatttataaattttaatacactactattttacaatttagtaaaattgtaaaattgagtaatttacaattaataaaattaatgaagtcattaaaattaatatacaatagaaCTTCGTTTATCCAAACAAATGAATGTTGAGCCTGTATTATCCGAGTTAGGATCAAGGGTAACCTCGTAATATGTGCAatcgtattttatacaaatatatctgTTAATATATGTAGTCACttgtttttattcaaaataaatactatatgTCAAAGGAGTAGcagttgaaattttataatttcacttGAATCGTGATGTTGCAAACAATGAGAAAAGTTGGAGAGATTTggtaaatagtaaatttttattaccagAACTGCTCGATTATCCGAACTGCCTTCTTTTCCACCGACGTGATCGGATAAACAAGGTTCTACTGTGTAtacattaatttcaatatactaAGATTTGAATACACTAGATTAAATGTTAACGGTGGTTAtaagtatatacgtatacatgtcTATTGCTACGACTATTtccaaagaatttttcatattattttattatgtttattaatattcactTTCCTGATATTACTCTTAGCTTGGAAATAGAGTaccgtatatatataatgtacatacagaaaaaattctaataatgtGAGCGATAAATATtgctttgtattttatatatttcctatGAATTTCTACtgaagatttaaatatatttatataacgctgtattttatttacctcTATAGAACATACTGATAGAATATgactaaaaaatttaatttaaaattaattgtgcTATTTggtgtataaattaattcgatgcctttacttttaacttttatactgcctttaaatttacaaatatcttcTCGTTTTACaatagttttaaataaatgctGTTTACGtttatatagtttaaatataaattcaaatagtagaaataaaacgaaaggggGTGATTTAGCTTCGACAGCAACCTCGTGTCGTAAAAGTTATAAACGAAGCAATTTTCAATGTAGAAAATTTTGCCACATCTGAGCcttattaaattctatatttcacAATCTATAAGttattaattcatattaataAGCTTTCTTCCACAACAGTCATAAACTTGatggtaaaataaataaaattttggaagtaaatttcacaaattacaGGTCACTTGATTATCCTATTTCCtccaaaattgtaaaattttctggAATCCAGCATTCGAccgaaaagtaaatttttaaattaaagcaAATTGTAGAAATTCGTCTGGTGATTGTCCTtactttatacgatatataaataaaatttatattttgttgaagACCacatcgaattaatttctatacttAATGCATACGAGAGTCTGTTAAATATTAACCAGACTGCATGTGGCATATCTGACCTTCCACTCCATGTACTGCtctatttatcgtttcttcaGTAGATGGCACAATATGCGAGAAAGCAGTACGATTTTCCGTTGCACGACACATAATTATCAAGTTTTTAACCGTTAATGACAGAAAACCCACTGAAATTTTGCATAGATTGCGATTATAGTTTGGGGACAAAACATTATTAAGAAACCGAGTGAGTGGTATAAATCGTTTTCTAGTGAACACCAATATTAGAGATGGCAAAAGCTGTTATTTGTGAACCATAAATGATTTAATCACATTCGTTCCCAATCACGATGATTTTTCAACAGATTCTTTTTGATCTTTCGTAATCATTGCTGATGAGATCGATGGAGGAAAGCATAACTGTTTTTTATACGCATCACATAacctgtatattttatattaaggatatcaaattattttgaattcaAGAGGAAgaattaatactttattctTTAAGATATTGATATGAgattaagataaaaaaattgaattattttacatctttattattaaataaagtaaatttacgTTAAATGAAGAAAACGGTAACGTAGCtttaaattaatactatatGCAGATATTTTTGTGCAAGTTGTACTGAagtattttatacgaaataattcAATCAGGATCAAGAATTACGATCACAGTGAATAAATTGACTGCATGTAAAAAAGTTACAATCACAATCGTGTATAAAGTTAGATTACGACTGATGATTTTGCAATTCACTGTGATAAATCATTGTTAGTAATTTTGCACGCCATCTCTACTCAATACGTTTAAAACACATCACATCAGCAACGTCCGCTCGAAAGGTATTATTAATCGCGGAAGTGTGGTTTCCATCATTCGAAAGGAGTTAAAGTTCCACAAGATCAGGATTACTTAAATAGGCGCTAGGAGGACAACGTTTCGACATCAACGTAGAAGTAGATTAATTGACTTCTGATCCAGCTCTTCACTTTTTACAAAactggaataaaaaaattaacaatccGATGGAAAAAGTGTATACACAAAAACGAAATGTATGTAGGAAGAATATTccttctgaaatattttactgaaatataaagttaaaaataaagtcTGGTTTATATTCTGCTGACCCTCGTATATTAAGATAGTTAATATTACATcacatattatgtatatgtagtaGCATAATGAATCGGTATATAGATATACGTTAacgaaacaataattatatcatacttTTAGATTTTGACCCAgagattatttattcaaaatcaCAAGCCGCTGCAGGCCTTTGCAGTTGGGTGAGAAATATAATGGTTTTCcattatattaatgaaacagTGAAACCATTAAGAGCTGCACTTGCACAAGCTAATGCCGAGTTAAAAGCTGCTATGGATCACTTGAATGCTTTGAGGACACGATTAGCGGTAAATTAATGTTCATTTCATTGCTCGTCATgatgtatagatatatataacgaaattttttatattataaaagtacaCAATTTCGATGAACATGCATAACATCTATCACGTTTGCTTTAGAATTATggatatatacatttataccaatattaatgatatttttctttattatttctttgaattgtacgatttttcttgcaattattattatatacataataatacagtatgataatataaaaacaattacaaagaatgaaatataatatattgttttaattatttatataccttCTTATAacctatctctctctctctatatatatatatctatatatatatatatatataggttataacaaagtatataaataattatatttaattaattaataattaattatctttctctttctattttatatatatatattatatatataatatatatatgtcggctTATGTGGTAGAAAACTTTACATAACTGGACTTTTTTAGGTATTGTGCAATTAATGTTTTGCTTGCATGATGTAATGAAATACGtgtcaaaatgttttattatttttttattattttgcacACTGCTTCTCTACATATTCTACAACCATTTGTTGAAGACGAGTCACGTCTTCCTGAGTACCATGCTgttcttcaaaattaataaacttctTGAACAGGACCTTCATCTTTCTAGGTGGTAATGTCTGAACAACTGCTCTCTCTAAAACTTTCctgtaaatacaaattattataaggTAAATTctctatgaaattaaaaagacagAATAtagttgaaaaaatatttttaccttgCTATATCAATATCATTAGATTTAACTAGGGAATCAATATAACAAGACCATATATCCACCCGTTTCGGAtaagaatttagaatttgCTCAAACAGAGTTTGTGCTCTCTCTTTATCCCCAAATTTGTTCTCCATAATCGCAAACCTTACTATTAGATTTACatctgtaaaatttatattatattagtattttattctttgacattttatttctgttgaGTACATACGTTCAGGTGCTGGCAAAGATTGCAACGCTCTCTGCATGATATGCCTGGATTTGTCCTTCAAACCCATTCTTAACAAACATTCTCCACAATTAAACCATGTCTCGGGAATATGTTTAAACTTCCCAATCATGgtattaattgttttttgCAACTCCATCTGCCTGCCAGCCTCGAAATGAACAGTCAACATGTGATTGTATATTTCCAGTGAATCGTTACACCTCACTGCCTCTTGAAACACAGCATTTAATGATTCAAGAAATCCATATTTAGATTCCAAATTTAACCAAGCCTTCCAAACGTTtaatctttccttttcttccctgaaattaattgtttttacCGCTCTTCTCGCAATTGCTCTTGCTTTCTCTATTTCTGTTGCCAGTAAATGGTATGCCATATACTGCAACCATACTATTGAACTATCTGGACTAGCTAAAATTAATCTGTCGAACTGATCTACAGTATTTGGCAACTCGTTATTGGCGAGTGCTTCTTCTCTTTGACGAATTTCACGTTCCTTTTGTCTTTCTTGTTCTCGACGTCTAGCGGcacttaattttttatttctcagcTTTGGTTTTTCCTCTACTTCATGTTCACTATCGCTAGACGACTCTTTATCCTCAAGGAAAGTTAAATCAGGGTTGTCATCCCAGAAAAATCCACACGCAGATAACCTTGGCTCCTGTTCGTTTTCTTCTCCTGTTTGTTGAACACacttctcaatttttgttcttttagtGGATGCCATGTTCTCTTGAATTTGTTCTCACTTTCGACACTTTACTGATTACTTTACTGATAGACGATGAGTTAAGATAGCGATTGAGCAAAGTGCGCGATACAAACTAAGATGATGACTGCTCAAGGAACGTAGGGGAACTGTCCTTCTGTGTCAATGGTGCTGCGAAGGAAAACTGTGATGGGTGTGGCTAAGGATATGAGAGGATCGGATTCGTTAAGGAAAGTTTTcattaggaaagtgagggaaatggacGTCGGGTTAATCTACCAGGTTAGTGGGTGAGGAAGGATCCTAACCGCcctcgagagaaagttgctagcgggaagcatCATACCTGAGAAAGCAGATTTCCCCTATTTTCCTGGAGCAGATAATGAATTAAGGAATGCTAAAActaaaagatatttgttcggTTTGAAGGATCTTAACTAGAGAAATCCTAAGATGTATGGCGGGTTCTTAAGCTAGTTGAAGGTATGCAATCATCTTGTCCGAGGGATAGAGTCTGGTTTGTGTAGCAGGCCATGGAACAGAAACCGTTAGAAGGTTTattgtcgagtgccgctacaaatTGTTTCACGTAGATCAAACGTTTCGCAAGTAAAGTGATAATGATAAAGTAATAGTCTATGTAAACTTTATTACACAAAACCAGTAGTATCA
It contains:
- the LOC122576870 gene encoding protein RRP5 homolog, whose protein sequence is MASTKRTKIEKCVQQTGEENEQEPRLSACGFFWDDNPDLTFLEDKESSSDSEHEVEEKPKLRNKKLSAARRREQERQKEREIRQREEALANNELPNTVDQFDRLILASPDSSIVWLQYMAYHLLATEIEKARAIARRAVKTINFREEKERLNVWKAWLNLESKYGFLESLNAVFQEAVRCNDSLEIYNHMLTVHFEAGRQMELQKTINTMIGKFKHIPETWFNCGECLLRMGLKDKSRHIMQRALQSLPAPEHVNLIVRFAIMENKFGDKERAQTLFEQILNSYPKRVDIWSCYIDSLVKSNDIDIARKVLERAVVQTLPPRKMKVLFKKFINFEEQHGTQEDVTRLQQMVVEYVEKQCAK